Proteins encoded in a region of the Lathamus discolor isolate bLatDis1 chromosome Z, bLatDis1.hap1, whole genome shotgun sequence genome:
- the TARS1 gene encoding threonine--tRNA ligase 1, cytoplasmic: MAGGDSQVNAGGEKKAETGKKMNEGAGDGGRTELTPWPAFINERLEMYNKLKAEHDTLLAERAANDSKPIKVTLPDGKQVDAESWKTTPYQIACGISQGLADNTVIAKVNKIVWDLDRPLEEDCTLELLKFEDEEAQAVYWHSSAHIMGEAMERIYGGCLCYGPPIENGFYYDMYLEEGGVSSNDFSALETLCKKIMKEKQAFERLEVKKETLLEMFKYNKFKCRILNEKVTTPTTTVYRCGPLIDLCRGPHVRHTGKIKTIKIHKNSSTYWEGKADMESLQRIYGISFPDAKMLKEWEKFQEEAKSRDHRKIGRDQELFFFHELSPGSCFFLPKGAYIYNTLIEFIRSEYRKRGFQEVVTPNVFNSKLWMTSGHWQHYSDNMFSFEVEKEIFALKPMNCPGHCLMFDHRPRSWRELPLRLADFGVLHRNELSGALTGLTRVRRFQQDDAHIFCAIEQIEEEIKSCLEFLRTVYDVFGFSFKLNLSTRPEKYLGDIEVWNQAEKQLENSLNDFGEKWELNPGDGAFYGPKIDIQIKDAIGRYHQCATIQLDFQLPVRFNLTFVSHDGNDKTRPVIIHRAILGSVERMIAILTENYGGKWPLWLSPQQVMVVPVGPACDEYAQKVRQHFHDAGLMADVDVDSGCTLNKKIRNAQLAQYNFILVVGEKEKASGTVNIRTRDNKVHGERTIADTVERLMDLKRCRSRQAEEEF; encoded by the exons ATGGCGGGCGGTGACAGCCAG GTAAATGctgggggagaaaagaaggcagagACCGGAAAGAAGATGAATGAGGGTGCCGGCGATGGAGGGCGGACGGAG CTGACTCCCTGGCCTGCATTTATCAATGAGCGTTTAGAGATGTACAATAAACTTAAAGCTGAACATGATACGCTCcttgcagaaagagctgcaaatGACAGTAAACCCATTAAAGTTACATTacctgatggcaagcaagttgATGCTGAATCTTGGAAGACTACACCTTATCAAATCGCTTGTGGAATTAG TCAGGGTTTAGCTGACAACACTGTTATTGCTAAAGTGAACAAGATAGTTTGGGATCTAGACCGTCCTTTGGAGGAGGATTGTACCCTGGAGCTGCTTAAGTTTGAAGATGAAGAGGCTCAAGCA gTATACTGGCACTCAAGTGCTCATATAATGGGTGAAGCTATGGAGCGAATCTATGGTGGCTGTTTGTGCTATGGCCCACCAAtagaaaatggattttattaTGACATGTACCTTGAGGAAGG ggGTGTATCAAGTAATGacttctctgctttggaaaccTTATGCAAAAAgataatgaaggaaaaacaagctTTTGAAAGACTGGAAGTTAAGAAGGAAACACTGCTTGAAATGTTCAAG taTAATAAATTCAAGTGTCGTATCCTGAATGAGAAGGTCACTACTCCAACTACAACAGTATACAG GTGTGGTCCCTTGATAGATTTATGCAGAGGGCCTCATGTTAGACATACTGGCAAGATAAAGACCATAAAAATTCATAAG AATTCTTCTACCTATTGGGAAGGCAAGGCTGATATGGAATCCCTCCAGCGGATCTATGGCATTTCATTCCCAGATGCAAAAATGCTGAAGGAGTGGGAGAAATTCCAGGAGGAGGCTAAAAGCAGAGATCACAGAAAAATTGGGCGG gaccaagaactgtttttctttcatgagcTCAGCCCTGGTAGCTGTTTTTTCTTGCCAAAAGGAGCTTACATTTATAACACGTTAATTGAATTCATCCGG AGTGAGTATCGAAAACGTGGATTCCAGGAGGTTGTTACTCCAAATGTTTTCAACAGCAAACTCTGGATGACTTCGGGGCACTGGCAGCATTACAGTGACaacatgttttcctttgaagtcGAGAAAGAAATCTTTGCTCTGAAGCCTATGAACTGTCCAGGACACTG CCTTATGTTTGATCATCGCCCAAGATCATGGCGTGAGTTGCCACTGCGGTTGGCTGATTTTGGTGTTCTGCATCGCAATGAACTGTCTGGAGCTCTCACGGGACTCACTCGAGTACGCCGGTTCCAGCAGGATGACGCTCACATATTCTGTGCTATAGAGCAG ATTGAAGAGGAGATTAAGAGTTGTCTGGAGTTCTTGCGCACTGTGTATGATGTCTTTGGATTTTCCTTTAAACTGAATCTTTCCACTCGTCCTGAAAAGTACCTGGGGGATATTGAAGTGTGGAATCAAGCTGAAAAG CAACTCGAAAACAGCCTCAATGACTTTGGTGAGAAGTGGGAGTTAAACCCTGGTGATGGAGCTTTCTATGGACCTAAG atTGACATTCAGATTAAAGATGCCATTGGCCGCTACCACCAGTGTGCTACAATCCAGCTTGACTTCCAGCTGCCAGTCAGATTTAACCTCACCTTTGTCAG CCATGATGGCAATGACAAGACAAGACCAGTTATCATTCACCGGGCTATCTTGGGATCTGTGGAGAGAATGATTGCCATTCTAACTGAAAACTATGGAGGCAAATG GCCACTCTGGCTGTCCCCACAGCAGGTCATGGTGGTACCAGTGGGACCAGCATGTGATGAATATGCTCAAAAG GTCAGGCAGCACTTTCATGATGCTGGATTAATGGCAGATGTTGATGTAGATTCTGGGTGCACACTGAATAAGAAGATCAGAAATGCTCAGCTAGCACAGTATAACTTCATTTTGG TTGTTGGTGAAAAGGAGAAGGCAAGTGGAACAGTTAACATCCGCACCAGAGATAACAAGGTGCATGGTGAGCGCACAATTGCAGACACTGTGGAGAGACTGATGGATCTGAAACGCTGTCGCTCCAGACAAGCTGAGGAGGAATTTTAA